GCCATCCTTAACTACGAGTAggagaagaaaacaaaaagttagCTCAATATTTAAGAACTCAACCGAATTTcgcatatttttataaaaagaaaagaaaacttagATAAATAAACTATGAATAAAGCTGGGAGATTcgcttaagaaaattattcaaagcacaaaaataaggaaaatctTTACTTTGCAAACAAATAagctcttttcatttttacgACTCGactgtttttttaattctaagaccacttatttgatatttctaattttttcttcacaatttataattcaattaataattaatttagtttactaattcatttgcttattatatacttttaatttcgtattttttttttaccaacaTTCTTTTCATctgatttttaatacaatcattttattccttaaattttaattttccaactaTGTTCTTGCtaatattgattttcttgctaatattgttattttaaattaaaaattgtccAATTTTTGTACCCAACTATGTTACTCGCAGTATTTGTACagtgcattaaatattaagcatacgcaCCGAAGGCCTTGGCAATGGCCACATTGGCCAGCACAGCGACAATTGGCACCAAAAATACACCGCTGCCAAGTTCACCCAGAATATCAGTGAAGACATAAGTTCTGTTCTGATGCTCAAAAGCAAAGGGCGGCAATTTGATGGTGGGCATGGCCGAGGAGACCTTCGCGGAGAGAGCAAAGGGCACAGCTTCGAGGGCACTCTTCTCAGCCCACAAATAAATCATAAGACCACTGAAGAAAACGACGAGGGCATTACGTGAGATGCTGATGTACCAGAGCAGCTTCTTCAGGCGTTGGGTGAACGGTGTGTCCTGCTTGAACTTGACCTGGGAGAGCAGCTGTGGAGGGGGCGAAACAGAGAAAAttagtaacaaaaaaaaaaaataaataaaattaaaagagatagaattgggaaattaaaaaaaggaaatagattgacaaaaaaaaatttatgaaaaaagggaatcttaaatttatgattcaaaaaatttaatttgtgtgaGAAGTgggaaaaacatttaaaaggaacttagttataaaatatgagaaataaaaaaatttgagacaaaaaaaaaatacataaaataaatgttcctTCAATCTATAGAAGTTGAAAACTTTCTGAGATTTCACTCTTTTCTGTCAGATAATAGaatttttctcttaaaaattgaaagggtcatattcttgatttaattgaattaatttttgtcagTGTAGTTTTTTTCCAATCTATGCAGTCTCAATATGGTTTTTAAAACTTTCTAATTTTGCTTTCAATTTCTTCTAACTTATTGAAgttttcttgaattaagttCCCAATCTATGTACTCTCAATATtgtgtttttaaaactttttaattttgctttcaATTTCTTCTTACTTATTTAAGTTTTCGTGAATTTAATTTCCAATCTATGTACTGTCAATATtgtgtttttaaaactttctaattttgctttcaatttcttcttacttatttaagttttcttgaatttaatttaatttttttgtcttagtcttttttataatttcttataaataataataaattgcaaatagtGAGTTGACTTACCCTCAAGGAGAGTAAGAGAATAATGCAGGAGATGCCCATGGTGGCGTCCGTAAAGCGAATGTTGCTAAAGAAATCTCCAATTGAAGGCACATTCTTCAGTCGTATGCCGAGCAGATTCTTGATCTGTACAACGAACACAATTACCGCTGTGCCGGAGGTGAATGCCTTGGTCACAGGAGCTGGTATAAAGCTGACAATGAATCCCAGCTGACAGATGCCCATCATCAGCTCGACAAGACCCGCTAGAAAGGCGAGCACGATGACAACCTGTACAGGTTTATCCGCACAGAACTGCAGTGTCATGATAGCCATGAGACTTGTCGGTCCTATCGATACCTGTGGAATTGTGCCAAAGAACACGTAGATGATCGAGCCAATGAATGCCGAGTACAGTCCGTACTCGGAGGAAAGTCCCGCCAACGAAGCATAGGCGATACTTTGTGGTATAATTGTCAATCCCAAGGTAATGCCCGCAATGAGATCCGCCATGGCTTGGGATCGATCGTAAGTGCCGATCCAGCTGAGAATATAAATGCGACGCAGCAGCCAATGAGCCTCCTTGGGCGGACTGTACTTGCTCTGCATGTCCGTGTCCATGTTGATGTTGTGCGTCGGATAATAAGTTTCCTCTCCATTTTTCGCAGTGTACTTTTCCTTCTCCCCACAACTCGCTGCAAATAAAGAAATCAgtgattataaaatatataatatatatatattttattattgttagctttcaacttttaaggcactaacaaatataattttaagcacCAGAAACGAAACCATGACCGAAATAGATACTTTTCAAAAACCAAGACCGATGTCtccataaattatttgtaattttctctatgtttatttatcactttgatttatattaaaaaaatttggacttgtacaGTGGCTAAGTCAAAGTTTAGACCAACCTCAAACACTCATAACTTTcccaaaactgaactgattttcaagtggaatgtcattttaatcttggtttggcttctaaattcgttgtgcattcaaatttaatttattttgtaaaaaaaattattttcttctaattCTTGggttttgatgctaagggtcccccctttgaaattttgaaatttgataatttaaaatctcaagttatcacttttaatcaactccttatattgtatttagtataaaacaacactttaaatttaattctgagaggtttcattttcttgtcaaaaatcatgtgaaatcggacaaaaattttgacttgtaaagttgctaagtcaaagtttgaccaacttcaaacttttataactttgtcaaaaattgaccgattttcaaacggaatgtcatcttattcatggtttggcctctaaatttattctgcattcaaatttaattaattttgtaaaaaaaattattttcttctaagTCTTGggttttgatgctaagggtcccccctttggaatttcgaaatttgataatttaaaatctcaagttatcacttttaatcaactccttatattgtatttagtataaaacaacactttaaatttaattctgagaggtttcattttcttgtcaaaaatcatgtaaaatcggacaaaaattttgacttgtaaagttgctaagtcaaaggtttgactaacttcaaacctttataactttgtcaaaaattgaccgattttcaaaacggaatatcattttgtccATAGTTTGgcttttttattcattctgcatttaaatttaatttatttcgttaaaagaaaattttgctCTTCTGATCTTGGTTTCATTTcttatcttattttaattgaaatcacatttttccactttttattaatatccgTTGATATATTTTCCGACTGCTTATAGTAAGCCTGGcgttaaaataagtaaataagtagatatttaaattaataaagtatcCTACGATCGTAAATGGCGTTTATTGTGGATTCGGCGTGACTTCCGGCATTGGCCGTGCGCCTGCTCTGCCTTTTGGCCAGGCCCAGCGTCTGTTTCCACGGCCAACGCATTTCGTACTGATTCTCACTTTTGCCAATTGTTAAGCTGTAAACGCTTTTGGCTTAGTTTGTTTGTgcttatgttttgtttttgtttttttgttatttgctaTTTCAAGGGgggtttttaaataaatgttttcacAAACGAGTTGGTTATATTGTGTATTCGACCTGACCGGAGCCGAGGCCCGAATCGATGCCCAAAACACATTTCATACTGTGTGAAACCGCAATTAAGCAAAATGTCTACAGTCATGTCTGAAACAAGTGACGTATGTGTGATCAAAAAAGCCGAGCTTCTTTTCTCTTTGAGGGCTGCCAtttaataccctgtgcccattaatAAAGGGGTATACTGGTTTTATTGGGTGTTAAACAGTGTACATATCTGACTATAgaaattacatatatacatgacCAGTAAGAACATTCGATTCCAAATATGATATTTGTCGATGTTTTtgaataagttaaattaattaaaaatttaatgattgtataatattattaaatttaatagcaATTTACGTAATAATAGGTGAATACTAGTATCCTTTAAACCAGCTATATATTTCACCAATCACTCAGAGCTATGttgtaattttgtatattaaaactaaataaatttcagtttaatttcattatcatttttatttatatttaaaataatagattaaattaattttttcaaataa
The genomic region above belongs to Drosophila innubila isolate TH190305 chromosome 3R unlocalized genomic scaffold, UK_Dinn_1.0 2_E_3R, whole genome shotgun sequence and contains:
- the LOC117792566 gene encoding sodium-independent sulfate anion transporter isoform X2, with the translated sequence MTITKNLSFDASCGEKEKYTAKNGEETYYPTHNINMDTDMQSKYSPPKEAHWLLRRIYILSWIGTYDRSQAMADLIAGITLGLTIIPQSIAYASLAGLSSEYGLYSAFIGSIIYVFFGTIPQVSIGPTSLMAIMTLQFCADKPVQVVIVLAFLAGLVELMMGICQLGFIVSFIPAPVTKAFTSGTAVIVFVVQIKNLLGIRLKNVPSIGDFFSNIRFTDATMGISCIILLLSLRLLSQVKFKQDTPFTQRLKKLLWYISISRNALVVFFSGLMIYLWAEKSALEAVPFALSAKVSSAMPTIKLPPFAFEHQNRTYVFTDILGELGSGVFLVPIVAVLANVAIAKAFVKDGRLDASQEMLTLGLCNIAGSFFSAMPTCGAFTRSAVSQASGVRTPMAGIYTGLIVLSALSILTPYFQYIPKASLAAVLMAAVLFMIDLTPIKELWQSNKKDFFSWIGSFIICLVYSVEKGLLFGIVVSMICILLRLGNPKIEVTLKQQDSKYYVHVVPQSDVFYTGVDTLRAEIRSACLLYRCDFPVVVHCGRFMQFDATFVEMLMAVAKELAQDDVLLILQHMSLKQQQLLPVASNIRYCNEDQVELPLDAKQ
- the LOC117792566 gene encoding sodium-independent sulfate anion transporter isoform X1 translates to MRWPWKQTLGLAKRQSRRTANAGSHAESTINAIYDPSCGEKEKYTAKNGEETYYPTHNINMDTDMQSKYSPPKEAHWLLRRIYILSWIGTYDRSQAMADLIAGITLGLTIIPQSIAYASLAGLSSEYGLYSAFIGSIIYVFFGTIPQVSIGPTSLMAIMTLQFCADKPVQVVIVLAFLAGLVELMMGICQLGFIVSFIPAPVTKAFTSGTAVIVFVVQIKNLLGIRLKNVPSIGDFFSNIRFTDATMGISCIILLLSLRLLSQVKFKQDTPFTQRLKKLLWYISISRNALVVFFSGLMIYLWAEKSALEAVPFALSAKVSSAMPTIKLPPFAFEHQNRTYVFTDILGELGSGVFLVPIVAVLANVAIAKAFVKDGRLDASQEMLTLGLCNIAGSFFSAMPTCGAFTRSAVSQASGVRTPMAGIYTGLIVLSALSILTPYFQYIPKASLAAVLMAAVLFMIDLTPIKELWQSNKKDFFSWIGSFIICLVYSVEKGLLFGIVVSMICILLRLGNPKIEVTLKQQDSKYYVHVVPQSDVFYTGVDTLRAEIRSACLLYRCDFPVVVHCGRFMQFDATFVEMLMAVAKELAQDDVLLILQHMSLKQQQLLPVASNIRYCNEDQVELPLDAKQ